A single region of the Pontimicrobium sp. SW4 genome encodes:
- a CDS encoding histidine kinase: protein MILTNQLNNPKVKKHLLITVLGILFGILLYNYFDASIHLIEQTNNSLELILSAFCGILLAYLIYAISKRLDKLIPWISQLTNRFIIGIVTLFTCTYAVVLLVVLIYNKLTNQVVLEKELYQSNLIKLGIILFILILIYNIFYFALYSYHTYSKLQIEAVKYERKQFEFQLKALKSQLSPHFLFNNLNTISSLAFKDEVQAENYIRELAKIYKYTLNSYHTKLVNIDKELEIIKAYLSLLKTRFGNALNYSINVSENNFANKIPPLSIQMLIENAVKHNQATELNNLNIEIFQEKDQLVVKNNISAKPKNVESFNIGLGNINSRFQLLFNKQISIIKDDNFTVKLPIIVDND, encoded by the coding sequence ATGATTTTAACTAACCAGCTCAATAATCCAAAAGTGAAAAAGCACCTGCTCATCACAGTATTAGGTATTCTATTTGGGATATTACTTTATAACTATTTTGATGCTAGCATCCATTTAATTGAACAAACTAATAATTCACTAGAATTAATATTAAGTGCTTTTTGTGGCATATTATTAGCCTATCTTATTTATGCTATTTCAAAAAGGTTAGATAAATTAATTCCTTGGATATCTCAATTAACCAATAGGTTTATAATTGGTATTGTTACTTTATTTACCTGTACTTATGCTGTAGTGCTTTTAGTTGTACTTATATACAACAAGCTTACCAATCAAGTAGTATTAGAAAAAGAGTTATACCAAAGCAACCTTATTAAGCTAGGCATTATTCTGTTTATACTGATACTTATATATAACATTTTTTATTTTGCACTTTACTCATACCACACCTATTCCAAACTTCAAATAGAAGCTGTAAAATATGAACGAAAACAATTCGAATTTCAGTTAAAAGCTTTAAAGTCTCAATTAAGTCCTCATTTTTTGTTCAATAATTTAAATACTATTTCATCATTAGCTTTTAAAGATGAGGTGCAGGCTGAAAATTATATTAGAGAACTTGCAAAAATATACAAATATACACTCAATAGTTATCATACTAAATTGGTAAACATTGACAAAGAATTAGAAATAATTAAAGCCTATCTATCTTTATTAAAAACAAGGTTTGGTAATGCACTTAACTACTCTATTAATGTGTCGGAAAATAATTTTGCAAATAAAATCCCGCCATTAAGCATACAAATGCTTATTGAAAATGCGGTTAAGCATAATCAAGCTACCGAATTAAATAATTTAAACATAGAAATATTTCAGGAAAAAGACCAGTTAGTTGTTAAAAATAATATTTCTGCAAAACCAAAAAATGTAGAGTCTTTTAATATTGGATTGGGCAATATAAATTCTAGGTTTCAGCTTTTATTTAACAAGCAAATATCAATCATTAAAGACGATAATTTTACAGTAAAACTTCCAATAATAGTAGACAATGACTAG
- a CDS encoding histidine kinase, producing the protein MTRLFIHNPLFRLFSPIFSGIVVYLLILLINNDVEQLQEQFLGKELYFCIGLSFVIQEFSRLLLWVFNKLPSKLSSSFKLLIQVIGSMLLCAILVTIAIVVYYKVILGFSPSTNELWLFNSIFCSITFIYVMLHLSHQYLYKENTKILNNEYIKKQLIEDDFIQFEKGINPNLLFECFEAIIVLARKKSDNVDDLIDHIAIVYRYILSTKNKQLVTLGEELNAAKELVQLFNYLPYRVITLTTQTYSNFLIVPGSLLTILEDVIKNTINSSDSLDIEINETHDSLALSYVKNDKINSEFNSSLLSDIKKRYTFYSKQKLTIKNIQDKRIISIPKLITKPNL; encoded by the coding sequence ATGACTAGGTTGTTTATACATAATCCGTTATTTAGGTTATTCAGTCCTATCTTTAGTGGCATTGTTGTGTATTTACTTATTCTTTTAATTAATAATGATGTAGAGCAACTTCAGGAACAATTTTTAGGTAAAGAACTATATTTCTGTATTGGTTTATCTTTTGTCATACAAGAATTTTCTAGACTCTTGCTATGGGTTTTTAATAAATTGCCATCGAAGTTATCTTCTTCTTTTAAATTACTCATACAAGTAATTGGCTCTATGCTACTTTGTGCTATTTTAGTAACGATTGCCATTGTTGTTTACTATAAGGTTATACTTGGGTTTTCACCTAGCACAAACGAATTATGGCTTTTTAATAGTATTTTTTGTAGCATTACATTTATATACGTAATGTTACATTTAAGTCATCAATATCTATATAAGGAAAATACTAAAATTCTTAATAATGAGTATATAAAAAAGCAACTTATAGAAGATGATTTTATACAATTTGAAAAAGGAATAAATCCTAATTTGCTTTTTGAGTGCTTTGAAGCTATTATTGTACTTGCTAGAAAAAAGTCTGATAATGTTGACGACTTAATTGACCATATTGCGATAGTATATCGTTATATACTTTCAACGAAGAATAAACAGCTTGTAACTTTAGGTGAAGAACTTAATGCAGCAAAAGAATTAGTACAATTATTTAATTATTTGCCTTATAGAGTCATAACGTTAACTACTCAAACTTATTCTAACTTTTTAATTGTACCAGGAAGCCTGTTAACAATCCTAGAGGATGTTATTAAAAATACCATAAATAGTAGCGACTCTTTAGACATTGAAATTAATGAAACACATGATAGCTTAGCGCTAAGCTATGTAAAGAATGATAAAATTAATTCAGAATTTAATTCTAGCTTATTAAGCGATATTAAAAAGCGCTATACGTTTTATAGTAAACAAAAATTAACTATTAAAAACATTCAAGATAAGCGCATTATTAGTATTCCAAAATTAATAACAAAACCCAACCTATGA
- a CDS encoding LytTR family DNA-binding domain-containing protein yields the protein MNVVIVEDEIPALEKLERYILKYDNTINILAKLTSIQDTVTWLQRHKDSVDMLFLDIQLSDGLSFEIFNQIQLEKPIIFTTAFDEFAIDAFKLNSIDYILKPITFTDVSKALTKFKNFKSILSSNTLKSVSNAIVNKLFKDRFLVRLGNHIHSIKTNKIALFYAEGRTVFLITNDTKKFVLDYKLEDLNQILSPQNFMRVNRTFIINLDAIKDAIVYSNSRLKLKLNVNTDSDIIVSRDRVSRFKTWFGGY from the coding sequence ATGAATGTAGTAATTGTTGAAGATGAAATTCCAGCATTAGAAAAGTTAGAACGCTATATTCTAAAATATGATAATACTATTAATATTTTAGCAAAACTTACTAGTATTCAAGATACTGTTACCTGGTTGCAAAGACATAAGGATTCAGTCGATATGCTTTTTTTGGATATACAATTAAGTGATGGACTAAGTTTTGAAATATTCAATCAAATTCAGCTGGAAAAACCTATTATTTTCACGACAGCATTCGACGAATTTGCTATTGATGCATTTAAGCTTAACAGTATTGATTACATATTAAAACCAATTACATTTACAGATGTTTCCAAGGCACTTACAAAATTTAAGAATTTTAAATCGATACTATCAAGCAACACTTTAAAGAGTGTATCAAATGCAATTGTAAATAAATTATTTAAGGATAGATTTTTAGTGCGTCTAGGAAATCACATCCACTCAATCAAGACAAATAAAATAGCTTTGTTTTATGCCGAAGGACGCACAGTATTTTTGATAACTAACGATACCAAAAAATTTGTTTTAGACTATAAGCTAGAGGATTTAAACCAAATATTAAGCCCTCAAAACTTTATGAGAGTAAACAGAACCTTTATTATTAACCTTGATGCTATAAAAGATGCTATCGTTTATTCAAATAGCCGATTAAAGCTTAAATTAAATGTTAATACAGATAGTGATATTATTGTAAGTAGAGACCGTGTTTCAAGGTTTAAAACTTGGTTTGGCGGTTACTAA
- a CDS encoding SDR family oxidoreductase, with amino-acid sequence MTHIDLADKNILITGASKGIGQAIAEYNMKMGARVAIHYNSDKTSAKALVLKYPETNSKAFQADLSKTREVINLFENVVAEFGHIDTIILNAGVFLKHSIKDSFEDWLNVWKSTITINLDSVGMMTKLGIDHFRIQKGGRFVYIGSRAVFRGETEEYLAYAASKGGLTSLARSVARSFGKENIKSFVIAPGFTRTQMAESFIETHGEERVLNEIALNKLTKPSDIAPLVALMCSGDMDHATGATIDVNAGSHIR; translated from the coding sequence ATGACACATATAGATTTAGCTGATAAAAACATACTAATTACTGGTGCTTCTAAAGGGATAGGACAAGCTATTGCTGAGTACAACATGAAGATGGGAGCAAGGGTAGCTATACATTATAATTCGGATAAAACATCAGCTAAAGCTTTAGTTTTAAAGTATCCAGAGACCAATTCAAAAGCATTTCAAGCAGATTTAAGTAAAACGAGAGAGGTTATCAATTTATTTGAAAATGTTGTCGCTGAATTTGGACATATAGACACTATTATCTTAAACGCTGGCGTGTTTTTGAAACATTCAATTAAAGATAGTTTTGAAGATTGGTTAAATGTTTGGAAATCTACTATAACAATTAACTTAGATTCGGTTGGTATGATGACCAAACTAGGAATTGACCACTTTAGAATTCAAAAAGGAGGACGCTTTGTTTACATTGGAAGTCGTGCTGTGTTTAGAGGTGAAACAGAAGAATACTTGGCATATGCAGCGTCAAAAGGAGGATTAACATCGTTGGCAAGAAGTGTAGCACGATCTTTTGGAAAAGAGAACATAAAATCGTTTGTTATTGCACCTGGATTTACCAGAACGCAAATGGCAGAATCGTTTATTGAAACCCATGGTGAAGAGCGTGTTTTAAATGAAATTGCTTTAAACAAATTGACAAAGCCGAGTGATATTGCACCTTTAGTTGCATTAATGTGCAGTGGCGATATGGATCATGCTACTGGAGCAACAATTGACGTGAATGCAGGAAGTCATATACGTTAA
- a CDS encoding SDR family oxidoreductase — MDLGLKGKIAFIAASSDGLGKAVAVELAKEGATVIINGRNKDKLETTRNELEHKFQTKVLAISGDLANEKERASVLKTVFNHHKKVDILITNTGGPPSGKFEDLSMDDWDNTYKLLLASTVSLIKAVIPGMKQQQWGRIIAITSQAVKQPVDNLILSNSVRASVAGLTKTLASELGKHNITVNNVMPGYTKTNRLLSLIDSNPSFASAINEIPLKRFGNPEEFAAAVTFLASERASYITGTSLAVDGGWIKHIL, encoded by the coding sequence ATGGATTTAGGTTTAAAAGGTAAAATAGCCTTTATTGCTGCGTCTAGTGACGGTTTGGGTAAAGCTGTTGCTGTAGAATTAGCAAAGGAAGGTGCAACTGTCATTATTAATGGTAGAAATAAAGATAAATTAGAAACCACCAGAAATGAATTAGAGCATAAGTTTCAAACTAAAGTTCTAGCTATTTCTGGTGATTTAGCTAATGAAAAGGAAAGAGCTTCCGTTTTAAAAACTGTTTTTAATCATCATAAGAAAGTTGATATTTTAATAACAAATACTGGAGGGCCACCTTCAGGAAAATTTGAAGATTTATCGATGGACGACTGGGACAACACTTACAAGCTATTATTAGCAAGTACTGTGTCATTAATAAAAGCTGTTATCCCTGGTATGAAACAGCAACAATGGGGAAGAATCATTGCCATCACTTCACAAGCAGTAAAACAACCTGTTGATAATTTAATTTTGTCAAATTCCGTTAGAGCGTCGGTTGCTGGTTTAACAAAAACTTTGGCAAGCGAATTAGGGAAACACAATATTACAGTAAATAATGTGATGCCTGGATACACAAAGACTAATAGGCTTTTATCTTTAATTGATAGCAATCCTTCATTTGCATCAGCCATTAATGAAATTCCTCTTAAACGTTTCGGTAATCCAGAAGAATTCGCAGCAGCAGTCACTTTTTTAGCAAGTGAAAGAGCGAGTTATATTACTGGTACCTCCTTAGCTGTTGATGGAGGTTGGATTAAACATATTCTGTAA
- a CDS encoding cupin domain-containing protein, which produces MVKKVNWDDVPVEQVTDKMQRRMIYGDKVMVAKMKFKDGFLVPLHEHHNEQVTQVISGTIRFWFGANKEQTMDLGPGDSVVIPAHVPHEALMIGDVEEIDTWSPIREDWLDGTDDYLRK; this is translated from the coding sequence ATGGTTAAAAAAGTTAATTGGGATGATGTACCTGTAGAACAGGTTACTGATAAAATGCAACGTAGAATGATTTATGGAGATAAGGTTATGGTTGCAAAAATGAAATTTAAAGATGGGTTTTTAGTGCCGCTTCATGAGCATCATAACGAGCAAGTTACACAGGTAATTTCTGGAACAATACGTTTTTGGTTTGGTGCCAATAAAGAGCAAACTATGGATTTAGGACCAGGAGACTCTGTAGTGATTCCAGCTCATGTACCACATGAAGCCCTAATGATTGGTGATGTTGAAGAAATTGATACTTGGTCACCAATACGTGAAGATTGGCTAGATGGTACGGACGATTATTTGCGAAAATAA